The following coding sequences are from one Nymphalis io chromosome 5, ilAglIoxx1.1, whole genome shotgun sequence window:
- the LOC126768498 gene encoding solute carrier family 46 member 3-like, whose protein sequence is MNLHEDEPLKAVKEKTKKNTLKEKIAYIKENITLEPVLISYVVPGVLARLATQNLNLDKACRVNLQYGESVCNALIAKEGTKYQKEELIVQELIASMEAWKNIILTAIPSLLILFIGAWSDRTGNRKICIILPIVGDLLMCLSNILNAYYFYELPVQITMFFEAFFPAITGGWITTYMGAFSYISEISSEETRTFRVGIANLCLTAGGPIGTALSGILLKHIGYYGVFSISSLLFCFSICHGYIYIKDPVRPKSEEKGEKTGIIASMKSFFDIKHVKDTLSVAFKKGPNNRRIKSILVLTSIAFIYGPAYGEFTVRYLFTRYRFNWDALKYSFYNTFYICIHSLGALISISIFSRKWKWDDSTLGLISNCSKIIGGLATGLARNSLEMYLAVAIEMFNATSFTALRSISSKLATNDELGKMTSVFNLTEVLTSMVFGPIYSWIYMMTLKIDAGIIYYCSTVLTVPPILIFIWFHIENKKNSKKTNKDPVRDIETKAQDNEHKQENLVQSIDLNEGLYFVE, encoded by the exons ATGAATTTACATGAAGATGAACCACTAAAAGCAGTCAAAGAGAAAACTAAAAAGAATACGCTAAAAGAAAAAATAGCGTATATAAAGGAAAATATAACGTTAGAACCAGTTTTAATTAGTTATGTTGTACCTGGAGTATTGGCGAGACTAGCAACACAAAATTTGAATCTTGATAAAGCCTGCCGTGTCAATTTGCAATATGGAGAATCCGTTTGTAATGCACTCATCGCTAAAGAAGGTACAAAGTATCAAAAAGAAGAACTTATTGTGCAGGAGCTAATAGCTTCCATGGAAGCAtggaaaaacataattttaacagCAATACCAAGTTTACTGATTCTATTCATAGGAGCGTGGAGTGATAGAACTGGTAATCGGAAAATATGCATCATACTGCCAATTGTCGGAGATTTGTTAATGTGTTTGAGTAATATACTTAATGCATACTATTTTTATGAGTTACCGGTTcaaattacaatgttttttgAGGCCTTCTTCCCAGCAATCACTGGCGGATGGATTACAACTTACATGGGCGCTTTTAGTTATATTAGTGAAATATCTAGCGAAGAAACTAGAACGTTTAGAGTGGGTATTGCAAATCTTTGCTTAACAGCAGGAGGGCCGATTGGAACTGCTCTTAGTGGAATATTGTTGAAGCATATTGGGTATTATGGTGTGTTCTCTATAAGTTCGTTATTATTTTGCTTTAGTATATGCCAtgggtatatttatataaaagatccCGTGAGACCTAAATCTGAGGAAAAGGGG gaaAAAACTGGTATAATTGCATCGATGAAATCATTTTTTGACATCAAACATGTGAAGGATACCTTAAGTGTGGCATTTAAAAAAGGACCTAACAACCGtagaataaaatctattttggtTTTAACTTCCATTGCTTTTATATATGGACCAGCATATG GTGAGTTCACCGTGCGGTATCTCTTTACTCGCTACCGTTTTAACTGGGATGCGCTCAAATACAGCTTTTATAATACATTCTACATTTGTATACACTCTCTCG GTGCTTTAATATCAATAAGTATATTTAGTCGGAAATGGAAATGGGACGACTCCACACTTGGTCTCATTTCGaattgcagcaaaattattggTGGATTAGCTACTGGATTAGCGAGAAATTCCTTGGAGATGTATCTAG CCGTCGCCATTGAAATGTTTAACGCAACTTCTTTCACTGCACTGAGATCGATTTCATCAAAACTGGCGACAAATGATGAATTAg GAAAGATGACATCAGTGTTCAACTTGACGGAGGTATTGACATCTATGGTTTTCGGACCAATTTATTCTTGGATATATATGATGACCTTGAAAATTGATGCTGGTATAATTTATTACTGCAGTACTGTGCTAACAGTACCACCGATACTTATTTtcat CTGGTTTCACATAGAGAATAAGAAGAATTCTAAGAAGACAAATAAAGACCCGGTCCGAGATATCGAAACGAAGGCACAAGACAACGAACATAAGCAAGAAAATTTAGTTCAAAGCATAGATTTAAACGAAGGCTTGTATTTTGTCGAATAA
- the LOC126768503 gene encoding proton-coupled folate transporter-like, which translates to MSSDIKYPTPEEEPLDEKKIKQKENFEQKGFLEKVWLIKSNISVEPILAGLIIPSMLARLAIQNLNLDKACRVKLNYTDDICDSLIQRKENLTFYEGEVQKVISSIETWKSLVQTALPTLLVIFMGAWSDRTGNRKLSILLPICGEFLVCISNILSTFFFREISVEFTMFLEAFFPAITGGWVMVYLGVFSYISDITDEESRTFRVGLVNLCMTAGIPIGTALSGILLKFWGYYGIFSLSGTIYLITLTYGYFYLKTKSKPGIEDAEKAKPITFSDLLALVKETVAVAFKKRDGAIRRKIILTLSVVAIIYGPNHGERIITYMFVRYRLKWDALKYSIYSTYSIITHSLGALFSISLFSKHWQFHDSMLCLISVTSKLVGSVYIAFVKTDLEMFMVPIVEILNATTFTSLRSMASKLVLSEEMGKMNSLFSLVETLAALMFDPTYSALYSRTIPVFTGAVYIFSAFMTVPAIGTLVWLFTQHRRETKLRKQEAMEKQIVVHYETVENSK; encoded by the exons ATGTCTTCTGACATAAAATATCCAACTCCAGAAGAAGAACCATTAgatgaaaagaaaattaaacaaaaagaaaattttgaacaaaaagGTTTTCTCGAAAAAGTATggcttataaaatcaaatatctcCGTCGAACCAATTCTAGCTGGTCTCATCATACCATCAATGCTAGCAAGGCTTGCGATACAAAATCTTAACTTGGACAAAGCGTGTCGTGTGAAATTAAACTACACTGATGATATCTGTGATTCATTGATTCAAAGAAAGGAAAATCTCACATTTTATGAAGGTGAAGTACAAAAAGTTATATCTTCTATTGAAACATGGAAGAGCTTGGTGCAAACTGCTTTGCCAACTCTATTGGTCATTTTCATGGGAGCATGGAGTGATAGAACTGGAAATCGCAAATTGTCCATTCTTTTGCCAATATGTGGAGAGTTTCTGGTGTGCATCAGCAATATTCTAAGTACATTCTTCTTCCGAGAAATTTCGGTTGAATTTACTATGTTTTTGGAAGCGTTCTTTCCTGCTATTACTGGAGGTTGGGTTATGGTTTACTTGGGTGTTTTCAGCTATATAAGTGACATTACAGATGAAGAATCCCGTACTTTCCGAGTCGGTCTGGTAAATCTATGTATGACAGCTGGTATTCCTATTGGTACAGCACTAAGCggaatattacttaaattttgGGGATATTATGGTATTTTTTCGTTATCGggaacgatttatttaataacgctAACTTATGGatacttttatttgaaaacaaaatcaaaacctGGAATCGAGGACGCTGaaaag gcTAAACCAATCACTTTCTCAGACTTACTAGCTCTAGTTAAAGAAACTGTGGCGGTTGCCTTTAAAAAACGCGATGGTGCCATTAGGAGGAAGATTATTCTAACGCTCTCTGTAGTTGCTATTATTTATGGTCCAAATCATG GTGAGAGGATAATCACATACATGTTTGTGAGATATCGACTTAAATGGGACGCTTTGAAATACAGCATCTACTCCACTTACAGTATTATCACACATTCTTTAG GAGCGTTATTTTCTATCAGTTTATTCAGCAAACATTGGCAATTTCATGATTCCATGCTTTGCCTCATCTCTGTAACGAGCAAGCTGGTTGGTTCCGTATACATCGCCTTCGTCAAAACCGATTTGGAAATGTTTATGg TGCCGATCGTTGAAATTCTGAACGCGACGACTTTCACGTCCCTCAGGTCGATGGCCTCAAAGTTGGTTCTCTCAGAGGAGATGG GGAAAATGAACTCGCTCTTCAGCTTGGTGGAGACGCTAGCTGCGCTCATGTTTGATCCAACTTATTCAGCATTATATTCCAGAACCATTCCAGTTTTTACAGgcgctgtttatatttttagtgcCTTCATGACTGTTCCCGCAATAGGAACCTTAGT